A genomic stretch from Bifidobacterium sp. ESL0769 includes:
- a CDS encoding lactate utilization protein C, translating to MTDREVFLDYLAAKSGRPRHQLKNHPMTPVNDLPESTLSGHSQDELLEIARQNAPAVHVDFQTTTKAELPTALNKFIAAKADGRLLLPTYDENYQAFGLEEWRDGLDPKPSFWVPGAGREVNIDTANHSEAAIGFADFLCAESCTITAPTTPGQGRAFHFLPVHYLSIIRKSKIVARTRQAMDYYEPALKSGELKTSNINFITGTSSTGDIEMVLVVGVHGPLDMTYLVVEDM from the coding sequence TCCGCGCCATCAGCTCAAGAATCATCCCATGACCCCGGTCAACGACCTTCCGGAGAGCACGCTTTCCGGGCATAGCCAGGATGAGCTGCTTGAAATCGCGCGACAGAACGCGCCTGCCGTGCATGTCGATTTCCAGACCACCACCAAGGCGGAGCTCCCCACGGCGCTCAACAAGTTCATCGCGGCGAAAGCCGACGGCAGGCTGCTGCTGCCGACCTACGACGAGAACTATCAGGCCTTCGGACTTGAAGAGTGGCGCGATGGGCTCGATCCGAAGCCCTCGTTCTGGGTCCCGGGTGCCGGACGCGAAGTCAACATCGACACCGCGAACCACTCGGAGGCGGCCATCGGTTTCGCCGACTTCCTGTGTGCGGAATCCTGCACCATCACCGCTCCGACCACACCCGGCCAGGGCCGCGCCTTCCACTTCCTGCCGGTGCACTACCTGAGTATCATCCGCAAATCGAAGATCGTCGCACGCACCCGTCAGGCGATGGACTACTACGAACCGGCTTTGAAGTCGGGCGAGCTCAAGACCTCGAACATCAACTTCATCACCGGCACCTCATCTACCGGCGATATCGAAATGGTTCTGGTCGTCGGCGTCCACGGCCCGCTGGATATGACCTATCTGGTCGTCGAAGACATGTAA